A genomic region of Streptomyces sp. R33 contains the following coding sequences:
- a CDS encoding streptophobe family protein — protein sequence MRRIRWGDVVLSGIAATGWAFVVMAGVAALGLHLLGADTTGGSLGAMTAAVVVLAIGGTVTPSWDVSVLGVTGPGAQTSLDVMPLGVGLAGALVLARIFLRSVRTGAGTGELAARTASVAVLFVAAAAGLARAGHDVVTLDGPQLPRTPPQVVVPGIGDIGGLLPDRIGDLIDAEARVGFSVESGPTLLGAAVWVLAVLAVALLASRRGPAAFARLRPAVSALVVALLMAVAAGLAAAVWAALGDEHPRRVLGTALLGAPNGAWTGMLLGMFVPVDGRATGAPGRLLPDPLDDLLGGSAHEPVTVARLAEYDGRAWLLVAGVGLLLLGAGVLAAVRTPARGIPGCAVRLSAVTGVVLAVLVWLTGVSVGGPPALAGGGSLSVLGIDAVGAGVELRGEAPYALLLGAAWGAAAGGAGALLARRRRPLRPVPAPPGAGPDAPTAPYRPPPGRPYPYASPGQNPYPDPYAEPDGSWDVTITRLPRRPSGRPAPHHRPPFTPPPPPPLGPPD from the coding sequence ATGCGCCGCATTCGCTGGGGAGACGTGGTCCTCTCGGGCATCGCCGCCACCGGCTGGGCCTTCGTCGTGATGGCCGGGGTCGCCGCGCTGGGGCTCCATCTGCTCGGCGCCGACACCACGGGAGGCTCGCTCGGGGCGATGACGGCCGCCGTGGTGGTCCTCGCGATCGGCGGGACGGTGACCCCGTCGTGGGACGTGTCGGTCCTCGGGGTCACCGGCCCGGGTGCGCAGACCTCACTGGACGTCATGCCGCTCGGGGTGGGGCTGGCCGGGGCGCTGGTCCTCGCCCGGATCTTCCTGCGCTCGGTGCGGACCGGGGCGGGGACGGGTGAACTCGCAGCCCGCACGGCCTCGGTGGCGGTGCTGTTCGTCGCCGCGGCGGCCGGGCTGGCCCGGGCCGGGCACGACGTGGTCACCCTGGACGGGCCGCAGCTGCCGAGGACCCCGCCGCAGGTGGTGGTCCCCGGGATCGGCGACATCGGCGGGCTGCTCCCGGACCGCATCGGGGACCTGATCGACGCCGAGGCCCGGGTGGGGTTCTCGGTGGAGTCGGGTCCGACGCTGCTGGGCGCGGCGGTGTGGGTGCTGGCCGTACTGGCGGTGGCACTGCTGGCTTCGCGGCGCGGCCCGGCGGCGTTCGCGCGGCTGCGGCCCGCGGTGTCGGCGCTCGTGGTGGCGTTGCTGATGGCGGTGGCGGCGGGGCTCGCCGCGGCGGTGTGGGCGGCGCTGGGGGACGAGCATCCGCGGCGGGTGCTGGGTACCGCACTGCTGGGGGCGCCCAACGGGGCCTGGACGGGGATGCTGCTGGGGATGTTCGTGCCGGTCGACGGGCGGGCCACGGGCGCGCCGGGCCGGCTGCTGCCGGATCCGCTGGACGATCTGCTAGGCGGCTCGGCGCACGAGCCGGTGACGGTGGCCCGGCTCGCGGAGTACGACGGTCGGGCCTGGCTGCTGGTTGCGGGGGTGGGGCTGCTGCTGCTCGGCGCCGGAGTGCTGGCCGCCGTACGGACTCCGGCCCGCGGGATCCCGGGGTGCGCGGTGCGGCTGTCAGCCGTGACCGGGGTGGTGCTGGCGGTGCTGGTGTGGCTGACGGGGGTGTCGGTCGGGGGTCCCCCCGCCCTGGCAGGGGGAGGCTCGCTATCGGTGCTCGGCATCGACGCGGTGGGCGCCGGGGTGGAGCTGCGGGGCGAGGCGCCGTACGCGCTGCTGCTCGGGGCGGCCTGGGGCGCGGCGGCGGGCGGGGCGGGGGCGCTGCTGGCGCGGCGCCGGCGCCCGCTGCGGCCGGTCCCGGCGCCGCCGGGGGCCGGGCCCGATGCGCCGACGGCCCCGTACCGGCCGCCGCCGGGGCGGCCGTACCCGTACGCGAGCCCCGGGCAGAACCCGTACCCCGACCCGTACGCCGAGCCCGACGGCTCCTGGGACGTCACGATCACCCGGCTGCCCCGCAGGCCCTCCGGGCGCCCGGCTCCGCACCACCGCCCGCCGTTCACCCCGCCCCCGCCGCCACCGCTCGGGCCCCCGGACTGA
- a CDS encoding FHA domain-containing protein, giving the protein MPELVLELNGRTWTLDPSRSYSLGRDPQGDVVIDDARVSWRHATIAWNGRGWGIEDHGSTNGTYVHGARVQQTELVPGTPVHLGNATDGPRLNLSAAAAPQQAVPQQAAPAYQAPAQQAAPAYQAPAQQAAPAYQAPAQAQQQAWQQQPQQAAAHQQPQQPHFPQQQQGGGAGVPAQGAAPAYGGDRSPTTFHQIAVGRVMRIGRALENELVVSDLQVSRLHAEFRSTGGRFEIHDLGSHNGTYVNGQPLPKSGTALLGPNDIVGVGHSTFRIVGDRLEEFVDTGDVSFSARHLTVTVDGGKQILKDVTFGVPEKSLIGVIGPSGSGKSTLLKALTGYRPANEGDVLYDNRNLYKQFAELRQRIGLVPQDDILHKELKVSTALKYAAKLRFPGDTAESERAARIDEVLRELKLDIHKDKKITALSGGQRKRVSVALELLTKPSLIFLDEPTSGLDPGMDRDVMQLLRGLADDGRTVLVVTHSVAELSLCDKLLVMAPGGSVAYFGPPDEALNFFGYTTWADVFSAFENYRDYDWAGRWKGSQHYQLYAADLDSVAPQQVAMPPMQQMMPPKAQGWGDQLWTLIRRYVSVIASDKGFMALMLILPAVLGVVSTVIPATFGLAPPKPPSRFNGDAGTIMLILCVGMCFSGAANSVRELIKERVIYERERATGLSRSAYLMSKVIVLGFITAIQGAVICAIGFAPRDLPTEGLLMPPAVELCLSVTALGFTSMMFGLVISSLVKTAEKTMPLLVMFAIVQVVFTGILFQVYDSPGLEQFAWLMPSRWAVAAAGTTLDLGKLMPPWDQQNPTNTDPLWEHSIAQWGVNITILLLIGVACGFAVQKLLRRHEPEVMRN; this is encoded by the coding sequence GTGCCGGAACTCGTACTGGAATTGAATGGAAGGACCTGGACGCTCGATCCGTCCAGGTCGTACTCGCTGGGGCGTGACCCCCAGGGAGACGTGGTGATCGATGACGCCCGGGTGTCGTGGCGGCACGCCACCATCGCCTGGAACGGCCGGGGTTGGGGCATCGAGGACCACGGCAGCACCAACGGCACCTACGTGCACGGCGCGCGGGTCCAGCAGACCGAGCTCGTGCCGGGCACGCCGGTCCACCTGGGCAACGCCACCGACGGCCCGCGGCTGAATCTGAGCGCAGCCGCAGCGCCGCAGCAGGCCGTACCGCAGCAGGCGGCCCCGGCCTACCAGGCCCCGGCCCAGCAGGCCGCTCCGGCCTACCAGGCCCCGGCCCAGCAGGCCGCCCCCGCGTACCAGGCGCCTGCCCAGGCGCAGCAGCAGGCCTGGCAGCAGCAGCCGCAGCAGGCGGCCGCCCACCAGCAGCCGCAGCAGCCGCACTTCCCGCAGCAGCAGCAGGGCGGCGGCGCGGGCGTGCCCGCGCAGGGCGCCGCACCCGCGTACGGCGGTGACCGCAGCCCGACGACGTTCCACCAGATCGCCGTCGGCCGCGTCATGCGGATCGGCCGTGCGCTGGAGAACGAGCTCGTCGTCTCGGACCTCCAGGTCTCGCGCCTCCACGCGGAGTTCCGCTCCACGGGCGGCCGTTTCGAGATCCACGACCTCGGCAGCCACAACGGCACCTACGTCAACGGCCAGCCGCTGCCCAAGTCCGGCACCGCGCTGCTCGGCCCGAACGACATCGTCGGCGTCGGCCACTCGACGTTCCGGATCGTCGGCGACCGGCTCGAGGAGTTCGTCGACACCGGTGACGTCTCCTTCTCGGCCCGCCACCTCACGGTGACGGTCGACGGAGGCAAGCAGATCCTCAAGGACGTCACCTTCGGCGTCCCGGAGAAGTCGCTCATCGGCGTCATCGGCCCCTCCGGCTCCGGAAAGTCCACGCTGCTCAAGGCGCTGACCGGCTACCGGCCCGCCAACGAGGGCGACGTCCTCTACGACAACCGCAACCTGTACAAGCAGTTCGCGGAGCTCCGCCAGCGCATCGGCCTGGTCCCGCAGGACGACATCCTGCACAAGGAGCTGAAGGTCAGCACGGCCCTCAAGTACGCGGCCAAGCTCCGCTTCCCCGGCGACACCGCCGAGTCCGAGCGCGCCGCCCGCATCGACGAGGTCCTGCGCGAGCTCAAGCTCGACATCCACAAGGACAAGAAGATCACCGCGCTCTCGGGCGGTCAGCGCAAGCGCGTGTCCGTGGCGCTGGAGCTGCTCACCAAGCCGTCTCTGATCTTCTTGGACGAGCCCACCTCCGGCCTCGACCCGGGCATGGACCGCGACGTCATGCAGCTGCTGCGCGGCCTCGCCGACGACGGCCGCACGGTCCTGGTCGTCACCCACTCGGTGGCCGAGCTGTCGCTGTGCGACAAGCTGCTGGTCATGGCTCCGGGCGGTTCGGTCGCGTACTTCGGCCCGCCGGACGAGGCGCTGAACTTCTTCGGCTACACCACGTGGGCGGACGTCTTCTCGGCCTTCGAGAACTACCGCGACTACGACTGGGCCGGCCGCTGGAAGGGCTCGCAGCACTACCAGCTGTACGCCGCCGATCTCGACTCGGTCGCCCCGCAGCAGGTCGCGATGCCGCCGATGCAGCAGATGATGCCGCCGAAGGCGCAGGGCTGGGGCGACCAGCTGTGGACCCTGATCCGCCGGTACGTCTCGGTGATCGCGTCCGACAAGGGCTTCATGGCCCTCATGCTGATCCTGCCCGCGGTCCTGGGCGTGGTCTCCACGGTCATCCCCGCGACGTTCGGCCTCGCGCCGCCGAAGCCGCCGTCCCGGTTCAACGGCGACGCCGGCACGATCATGCTGATCCTCTGCGTCGGCATGTGCTTCTCGGGCGCCGCGAACTCGGTCCGTGAGCTGATCAAGGAACGGGTCATCTACGAGCGCGAGCGCGCCACCGGTCTGTCCCGGTCGGCGTACCTCATGTCGAAGGTGATCGTCCTCGGCTTCATCACGGCCATCCAGGGCGCTGTCATCTGCGCCATCGGCTTCGCCCCGCGCGACCTGCCCACCGAGGGCCTGCTCATGCCGCCGGCCGTCGAGCTGTGCCTGTCGGTCACCGCGCTCGGCTTCACGTCGATGATGTTCGGCCTCGTGATCTCCTCGCTGGTGAAGACCGCCGAGAAGACCATGCCGCTGCTGGTCATGTTCGCGATCGTCCAGGTCGTGTTCACCGGCATCCTGTTCCAGGTGTACGACTCGCCCGGCCTGGAGCAGTTCGCCTGGCTGATGCCGTCGCGCTGGGCGGTCGCCGCCGCCGGCACCACGCTCGACCTCGGCAAGCTCATGCCGCCGTGGGACCAGCAGAACCCGACCAACACCGACCCGCTGTGGGAGCACTCGATCGCACAGTGGGGCGTGAACATCACGATCCTGCTGCTCATCGGCGTCGCCTGCGGCTTCGCCGTGCAGAAGCTGCTGCGCCGCCACGAGCCCGAGGTCATGCGCAACTAG
- a CDS encoding transglycosylase SLT domain-containing protein: MSKTSTPGQIRRLTKAHKMSFAAVATIGAAALAATLVPAGTADAGTTVAAAPVAWTQAVEGVQAKTVQHLSMQSKLATDAAKLEAAVKAKAAAAAKAKADAEAAAKAKKDREAKAAASRSTVRKPVYANNLDGWIKESLAIMKAHKIPGTYNGLYKNIMRESSGNPRAINNWDINAQNGVPSKGLLQVIKPTFLAYHVPGTPLDQYHPVANIVAAANYAADRYGSIDNVNSAY, translated from the coding sequence ATGTCCAAGACCAGCACCCCCGGCCAGATTCGTCGTCTGACGAAGGCGCACAAGATGTCCTTCGCCGCCGTTGCCACCATCGGCGCCGCCGCCCTGGCCGCCACCCTCGTCCCCGCCGGCACCGCCGACGCCGGTACGACCGTGGCCGCTGCCCCCGTGGCGTGGACCCAGGCCGTCGAGGGTGTCCAGGCCAAGACCGTGCAGCACCTTTCCATGCAGTCCAAGCTGGCCACGGACGCCGCGAAGCTCGAGGCCGCGGTGAAGGCCAAGGCCGCCGCCGCCGCGAAGGCGAAGGCCGACGCCGAGGCCGCAGCCAAGGCGAAGAAGGACCGCGAGGCGAAGGCGGCCGCCAGCCGCTCCACCGTCCGCAAGCCGGTCTACGCGAACAACCTTGACGGCTGGATCAAGGAGTCGCTGGCGATCATGAAGGCGCACAAGATTCCGGGCACGTACAACGGCCTGTACAAGAACATCATGCGCGAGTCGAGCGGCAACCCGCGGGCGATCAACAACTGGGACATCAACGCCCAGAACGGTGTGCCCTCGAAGGGTCTGCTCCAGGTCATCAAGCCGACCTTCCTCGCGTACCACGTCCCCGGCACCCCGCTGGACCAGTACCACCCGGTCGCCAACATCGTCGCCGCGGCCAACTACGCCGCCGACCGCTACGGCTCGATCGACAACGTCAACAGCGCCTACTGA
- a CDS encoding GAF domain-containing sensor histidine kinase produces the protein MFGGPRGGLAAVSTALLAMSRRLEVRDVLRTIVVSARELLDAEYAALGVPDDHGGFAQFVVDGITEEQWRRIGPLPRQHGILAAMLHQDGPERLADVRKDPRFEGWPTAHPEMSDFLGQPVRDGEETLAALFLANKRRPGGFTEEDEELLALLAQHAAIALTNARLYERSRELTIAEERSRLAHELHDAVAQKLFSLRLTAQAAAALVDRDPARAKGELQQVAALAAEAADELRAAVTELRPAALDEDGLVATLRDQVHVLDRAHTAHVTFACDGVRALPATQEEALLRVAQEALHNALRHSGGDRVEVTLARRAAGAVLTVTDNGSGFSPSSIRSAGRHLGLVSMRDRASGVGGRLTVHSEPGTGTTIEMEVPGG, from the coding sequence GTGTTCGGAGGACCCCGCGGCGGCCTCGCCGCCGTGAGCACCGCGCTGCTCGCCATGAGCCGCCGCCTGGAGGTCCGCGACGTCCTGCGCACCATCGTCGTCTCGGCCCGCGAGCTGCTCGACGCCGAGTACGCCGCCCTGGGCGTCCCGGACGACCACGGCGGCTTCGCCCAGTTCGTCGTGGACGGCATCACCGAGGAGCAGTGGCGCCGCATCGGCCCGCTGCCCCGCCAGCACGGCATCCTGGCCGCGATGCTCCACCAGGACGGCCCCGAGCGGCTGGCCGACGTGCGCAAGGACCCGCGCTTCGAGGGCTGGCCCACCGCCCACCCCGAGATGTCCGACTTCCTCGGACAGCCCGTCCGCGACGGCGAGGAGACCCTCGCCGCCCTTTTCCTCGCGAACAAACGCAGACCGGGCGGCTTCACCGAGGAGGACGAGGAGCTCCTCGCCCTCCTCGCCCAGCACGCGGCGATCGCCCTCACCAACGCACGGCTCTACGAGCGCAGCCGCGAGCTCACCATCGCCGAGGAGCGCTCCCGCCTCGCCCACGAGCTGCACGACGCCGTGGCCCAGAAGCTCTTCTCGCTCCGCCTGACCGCCCAGGCCGCCGCCGCCCTCGTGGACCGCGACCCGGCCCGAGCCAAGGGCGAGCTCCAGCAGGTCGCCGCCCTCGCCGCGGAGGCCGCCGACGAGCTGCGCGCCGCCGTGACCGAGCTGCGCCCGGCCGCCCTCGACGAGGACGGCCTCGTCGCCACCCTCCGCGACCAGGTCCACGTACTCGACCGCGCCCACACCGCGCACGTCACCTTCGCCTGTGACGGCGTACGGGCCCTGCCGGCGACCCAGGAGGAGGCGCTGCTCCGGGTCGCCCAGGAGGCCCTCCACAACGCCCTGCGGCACTCGGGCGGCGACCGCGTCGAGGTCACCCTCGCCCGCCGGGCCGCGGGAGCCGTCCTGACCGTCACGGACAACGGAAGCGGCTTCTCCCCTTCCTCGATCCGCTCGGCCGGGCGCCACCTCGGCCTCGTCTCCATGCGGGACCGGGCGAGCGGCGTCGGCGGCCGCCTCACCGTGCACTCGGAGCCCGGTACGGGCACCACGATCGAGATGGAGGTCCCCGGTGGCTGA
- a CDS encoding response regulator transcription factor has product MADTPIRVLLVDDHQVVRRGLRTFLEVQDDIEVVGEAADGEEGVARAEELRPDVILMDIKMPGTDGIEALRRLRALANPARVLIVTSFTEQRTVVPALRGGACGYVYKDIDPDALAGAIRSVHAGHVLLQPEVAEALLSQDEQPSSSRGGSLTEREREVLSLIADGRSNREIARALVLSEKTVKTHVSNILMKLDLADRTQAALWAVRHGITD; this is encoded by the coding sequence GTGGCTGACACGCCCATCCGCGTCCTGCTCGTGGACGACCACCAGGTGGTCCGCCGCGGCCTGCGCACGTTCCTGGAGGTCCAGGACGACATCGAGGTGGTCGGGGAGGCCGCCGACGGAGAGGAGGGCGTGGCCCGCGCGGAGGAGCTGCGGCCCGACGTGATCCTGATGGACATCAAGATGCCGGGCACCGACGGCATCGAGGCCCTGCGCAGGCTGCGCGCGCTGGCGAACCCGGCGAGGGTGCTGATCGTCACCAGCTTCACCGAGCAGCGGACGGTCGTGCCCGCCCTGCGGGGCGGCGCCTGCGGATACGTCTACAAGGACATCGACCCCGACGCCCTGGCCGGGGCGATCCGCTCCGTCCACGCCGGGCACGTGCTGCTCCAGCCGGAGGTGGCCGAAGCCCTGCTCTCCCAGGACGAACAGCCCTCCTCGAGCCGCGGCGGCTCCCTGACCGAGCGGGAGCGGGAGGTCCTGTCCCTCATCGCGGACGGCCGCTCCAACCGCGAGATCGCCCGTGCGCTGGTGCTGTCCGAGAAGACGGTCAAGACGCACGTCTCGAACATCCTGATGAAGCTGGACCTCGCAGACCGCACCCAGGCGGCGTTGTGGGCGGTCAGGCACGGGATCACCGACTGA
- a CDS encoding chaplin, which translates to MKNIKKATAVTMIAGGLLAAGAGVSSAHGGASAEGEAAGSPGVVSGNLIQAPVHVPVNVVGNTVTVIGLLNGAWGNTGVNA; encoded by the coding sequence GTGAAGAACATCAAGAAGGCGACTGCCGTCACCATGATCGCGGGCGGCCTCCTTGCCGCGGGCGCCGGCGTCTCCTCGGCGCACGGCGGCGCGTCGGCCGAGGGCGAGGCCGCGGGCTCGCCCGGCGTCGTCTCCGGAAACCTGATCCAGGCCCCCGTCCACGTCCCGGTGAACGTGGTCGGCAACACCGTCACGGTGATCGGCCTGCTGAACGGCGCCTGGGGCAACACGGGCGTCAACGCCTGA
- a CDS encoding ABC transporter ATP-binding protein, with product MSDVLELVDVSVVREGRALVDQVSWSVKEGERWVILGPNGAGKTTLLNLASSYLFPTKGSATILGSTLGKPGSDVFELRPRIGVAGIALADKLPKRQTVLQTVLTAAYGMTATWQEEYEEIDEQRARAFLDRLGMTEYLDRKFGTLSEGERKRTLIARALMTDPELLLLDEPAAGLDLGGREDLVRRLGRLARDPLAPSMAMVTHHVEEIAPGFTHVLMIRQGKVVTAGPIELELTSRNLSLCFGLPLVVERNDHDRWTAQGLPLR from the coding sequence ATGAGCGATGTTCTGGAGCTGGTGGACGTATCCGTGGTCCGCGAGGGCCGGGCTCTGGTGGACCAGGTCTCCTGGTCGGTGAAGGAGGGCGAGCGCTGGGTGATCCTCGGCCCCAACGGCGCCGGCAAGACCACGCTGCTGAACCTCGCCTCCAGCTACCTCTTCCCCACCAAGGGCTCCGCCACCATCCTCGGCAGCACCCTCGGCAAGCCCGGCAGCGACGTCTTCGAGCTGCGCCCGCGCATCGGCGTCGCAGGCATCGCGCTCGCCGACAAGCTCCCCAAGCGCCAGACCGTCCTGCAGACCGTCCTCACCGCCGCGTACGGCATGACGGCGACCTGGCAGGAGGAGTACGAGGAGATCGACGAGCAGCGCGCCCGCGCCTTCCTCGACCGCCTCGGCATGACGGAGTACCTCGACCGGAAGTTCGGCACCCTCTCCGAGGGCGAGCGCAAGCGCACCCTGATCGCCCGCGCCCTGATGACCGACCCCGAGCTGCTCCTTCTCGACGAGCCCGCCGCGGGTCTGGACCTCGGCGGCCGCGAGGACCTCGTACGCCGCCTCGGCCGCCTCGCCCGCGACCCGCTCGCGCCGTCCATGGCGATGGTCACGCACCACGTCGAGGAGATCGCCCCCGGCTTCACCCACGTCCTGATGATCCGCCAGGGCAAGGTCGTCACCGCGGGCCCCATCGAACTCGAGCTGACCTCCCGCAACCTGTCCCTCTGCTTCGGCCTCCCGCTCGTCGTCGAGCGCAACGACCACGACCGCTGGACCGCCCAGGGCCTCCCGCTGCGCTAG
- a CDS encoding NfeD family protein, translated as MDIDAWLWWLIGAVGLGIPLVLTAMPEFGMFAVGAVAAAVTAAFGGGVVAQVLVFVIVSVALIAVVRSIANHHREQRPQHRTGIDALKGRSALVLVSVALIAVVRSIANHHREQRPQHRTGIDALKGRSALVLERVDGSGGRIKLAGEIWSARTLDADSSFEPGQQVDVVEIDGATAVVM; from the coding sequence GTGGACATCGACGCGTGGCTGTGGTGGCTCATCGGCGCGGTCGGACTGGGCATCCCGCTCGTCCTGACGGCGATGCCGGAGTTCGGCATGTTCGCCGTCGGCGCGGTCGCGGCCGCCGTCACGGCGGCGTTCGGCGGGGGAGTCGTCGCCCAAGTCCTGGTCTTCGTCATCGTCTCGGTGGCGCTCATCGCCGTCGTCCGCTCGATCGCGAACCACCACCGCGAGCAGCGGCCCCAACACCGCACCGGAATCGACGCGTTGAAGGGCAGAAGCGCGCTCGTCCTCGTCTCGGTGGCGCTCATCGCCGTCGTCCGCTCGATCGCGAACCACCACCGCGAGCAGCGGCCCCAACACCGCACCGGAATCGACGCGTTGAAGGGCAGAAGCGCGCTCGTCCTCGAACGCGTCGACGGCAGCGGAGGCCGGATCAAACTTGCCGGCGAGATCTGGTCCGCCCGCACCCTCGACGCGGACAGCAGCTTCGAACCCGGCCAGCAGGTGGACGTCGTGGAGATCGACGGTGCCACCGCGGTCGTGATGTGA
- a CDS encoding SPFH domain-containing protein, producing MQPIIIVLIILVVLVFIALVKTIQVIPQASAAIVERFGRYTRTLNAGLNIVVPFIDSIRNRIDLREQVVPFPPQPVITQDNLVVNIDTVIYYQVTDARAATYEVASYIQAIEQLTVTTLRNIIGGMDLERTLTSREEINAALRGVLDEATGKWGIRVNRVELKAIEPPTSIQDSMEKQMRADRDKRAAILQAEGVRQSEILRAEGEKQSSILRAEGEAKAAALRAEGEAQAIRTVFESIHAGDADQKLLAYQYLQMLPKIAEGDANKLWIVPSEIGDALKGLSGAMGNFGPMGGGSGFNPQNAGKPAGVDGTGAGSGANGTDRREQPPID from the coding sequence ATGCAACCGATCATCATCGTCCTGATCATTCTGGTGGTTCTGGTCTTCATCGCACTGGTCAAGACGATCCAGGTGATCCCGCAGGCCAGCGCCGCCATCGTCGAACGCTTCGGCCGCTACACGCGCACCCTCAACGCGGGCCTCAACATCGTCGTCCCGTTCATCGACTCGATCCGCAACCGCATCGACCTGCGCGAGCAGGTCGTGCCGTTCCCGCCGCAGCCGGTCATCACCCAGGACAACCTGGTCGTCAACATCGACACGGTCATCTACTACCAGGTGACCGACGCCCGCGCCGCGACGTACGAGGTCGCCAGCTACATCCAGGCCATCGAGCAGCTCACCGTCACCACCCTGCGCAACATCATCGGCGGCATGGACCTCGAGCGGACGCTGACCTCCCGCGAGGAGATCAACGCGGCCCTGCGCGGAGTCCTCGACGAGGCCACCGGCAAGTGGGGCATCCGCGTCAACCGCGTCGAGCTCAAGGCGATCGAGCCGCCGACCTCCATCCAGGACTCGATGGAGAAGCAGATGCGCGCCGACCGCGACAAGCGCGCCGCGATCCTCCAGGCCGAAGGTGTCCGCCAGTCCGAGATCCTGCGCGCCGAGGGCGAGAAGCAGTCCTCCATCCTGCGCGCCGAGGGTGAGGCCAAGGCCGCGGCCCTGCGCGCCGAGGGCGAGGCGCAGGCCATCCGTACGGTCTTCGAGTCCATCCACGCCGGCGACGCCGACCAGAAGCTCCTCGCCTACCAGTACCTCCAGATGCTCCCGAAGATCGCCGAAGGCGACGCCAACAAGCTCTGGATCGTGCCCAGCGAGATCGGAGACGCGCTCAAGGGCCTGTCCGGAGCCATGGGCAATTTCGGCCCCATGGGCGGCGGTTCCGGCTTCAACCCGCAGAACGCCGGCAAGCCCGCCGGAGTCGACGGGACCGGTGCCGGCAGCGGCGCGAACGGCACGGACCGGCGCGAGCAGCCCCCGATCGACTGA
- a CDS encoding sulfite exporter TauE/SafE family protein translates to MSIWESAAVFAAGIGAGTINTIVGSGTLITFPVLLATGLPPVTANVSNTLGLVPGSISGAIGYRKELQGQRGRIIRLGAVSLVGGLAGAVLLVTLPSDSFDTIVPVLIGLALVLVILQPRLAAALRKRQEAAGGDTGHPDGGPALLSGMLLSSAYGGYFGAAQGVLYIGLMGLLLHEDLQRINAVKNVIAALVNGIAAVFFLFVADFDWTAVLLIAVGSTLGGQVGAKVGRRLSPTVLRAVIVTVGVIAIVQLLLR, encoded by the coding sequence ATGTCCATCTGGGAATCAGCAGCGGTGTTCGCGGCCGGCATCGGCGCCGGCACCATCAACACCATCGTCGGCTCCGGCACGCTCATCACCTTCCCGGTGCTGCTCGCCACCGGACTCCCGCCGGTCACCGCCAACGTGTCCAACACCCTCGGCCTGGTGCCCGGTTCCATCAGCGGGGCCATCGGCTACCGCAAGGAACTCCAGGGCCAGCGCGGCCGCATCATCCGGCTCGGCGCCGTCTCCCTCGTCGGGGGACTCGCGGGCGCCGTCCTGCTCGTCACCCTGCCGTCGGACTCGTTCGACACGATCGTGCCCGTCCTCATCGGACTCGCCCTCGTGCTCGTCATCCTCCAGCCCCGGCTCGCCGCGGCCCTGCGCAAGCGCCAGGAAGCCGCCGGAGGAGACACCGGACACCCCGACGGCGGCCCCGCCCTGCTCTCCGGAATGCTGCTCTCCAGCGCGTACGGGGGCTACTTCGGCGCCGCGCAAGGCGTGCTCTACATCGGCCTGATGGGCCTGCTGCTCCACGAGGACCTGCAACGCATCAACGCAGTCAAGAACGTCATCGCCGCCCTCGTGAACGGCATCGCGGCCGTCTTCTTCCTCTTCGTCGCGGACTTCGACTGGACGGCCGTGCTCCTGATCGCCGTCGGCTCCACCCTCGGCGGCCAGGTCGGCGCCAAGGTCGGCCGCCGGCTGTCGCCGACCGTGCTCCGCGCGGTCATCGTGACCGTCGGCGTCATCGCGATCGTCCAGCTGCTGCTGCGCTGA
- a CDS encoding HNH endonuclease has translation MRDTLVLNASFEPLSTVTLNRAVVLVLQDKAVVEQSHPELRVRGASMDLPLPRVIRLCRYVRVPFRRHAPWSRRGVLVRDQHRCAYCGKRATTVDHVLPRAQGGGDTWLNTVASCAEDNHRKAARTPEEAGMPLLRKPFVPSPADAMLLALGVGGRDALPDWLERTA, from the coding sequence ATGCGGGACACGCTGGTGCTGAATGCGAGCTTCGAGCCGCTGTCGACGGTGACGCTGAACCGGGCGGTGGTCCTCGTGCTCCAGGACAAGGCCGTCGTCGAGCAGTCGCATCCGGAACTCCGTGTGCGCGGCGCCTCCATGGATCTTCCGCTGCCCCGGGTGATCAGGCTGTGCCGGTACGTACGGGTGCCGTTCCGAAGACATGCCCCCTGGTCACGGAGGGGGGTGCTGGTCCGGGACCAGCACCGGTGCGCGTACTGCGGGAAGCGCGCGACGACCGTGGACCACGTGCTGCCTCGGGCCCAGGGCGGTGGGGACACGTGGTTGAACACGGTGGCCTCCTGTGCCGAGGACAATCACCGCAAGGCGGCCCGGACTCCGGAGGAGGCGGGGATGCCGCTCCTGCGGAAGCCGTTCGTACCGTCTCCGGCGGACGCCATGCTGCTGGCCCTGGGGGTGGGGGGCCGCGATGCGCTGCCCGACTGGCTGGAGCGGACCGCCTAG